In Acidobacteriota bacterium, one DNA window encodes the following:
- a CDS encoding carboxypeptidase regulatory-like domain-containing protein, with product MALISPCEVELKTILTDIDGLYEARRLPGGKKYVVVMAQGYNMATKEFELECGEVRTGIDFELIKAGSISGYVVDDNGDPVKGARVEIVYKEPLPPSPLKFDFWHTGTIQTLDKGFFYVGNIQSRTHFVLKVSHNEHKTFVSPLFSLNPGEEVKGLRVVLEAK from the coding sequence GTGGCGTTGATTTCCCCCTGTGAGGTGGAGTTGAAGACGATATTGACAGATATCGATGGTTTATATGAGGCAAGGAGGTTACCCGGGGGGAAGAAGTATGTGGTAGTTATGGCTCAGGGTTACAATATGGCAACCAAGGAATTTGAGTTGGAATGTGGCGAGGTTAGAACAGGGATTGATTTTGAATTGATAAAGGCGGGTAGTATTTCTGGCTATGTAGTTGATGATAATGGGGATCCGGTAAAGGGGGCTCGTGTAGAGATTGTTTATAAGGAGCCACTTCCTCCTTCTCCACTTAAATTCGATTTTTGGCACACTGGAACCATACAGACGCTGGATAAAGGATTTTTCTATGTGGGAAACATTCAGTCAAGAACGCATTTTGTACTCAAGGTGAGCCATAATGAGCATAAAACATTCGTCTCTCCACTCTTTAGTCTTAATCCTGGAGAGGAGGTAAAGGGGTTAAGGGTTGTATTGGAGGCTAAATAA
- a CDS encoding cation transporter encodes MSKRFTEIKRVLILILLLNLGVSLAKLIYGFRNDILSMAADGFHSLLDASSNVIGLIGVTLAAKPPDSTHPYGHRKFETFSALAIAFLMVFAGYAVLREAASRFFNHHHDPSVSLTGFLVMIVTLVINFFVAHYELKKGRELKSELLIADSYHTRSDIYASFAVIASLISVKLGFPLLDEIVALFIVFLIGRAAFSIVREGIDVLSDSSRIDPQEIRKVVNSTPGVLSCHRVRTRGTADCIQLDLHLELEGDLNLERVHRISHQVEERLRRHFPALKDVVIHPEPPHDEAEI; translated from the coding sequence GTGAGCAAACGGTTTACGGAGATAAAAAGGGTTCTTATTCTCATCCTTCTCCTCAACCTGGGTGTTTCTCTGGCTAAGCTCATCTACGGGTTCAGGAACGACATCTTGAGTATGGCTGCTGATGGTTTTCATTCTCTACTCGATGCCTCTTCCAATGTGATCGGGCTCATCGGGGTGACCTTGGCAGCTAAGCCTCCTGATAGCACCCATCCCTATGGACACAGGAAGTTTGAGACCTTCTCCGCTCTCGCCATTGCTTTTCTTATGGTGTTTGCCGGTTATGCAGTTTTAAGGGAGGCAGCTTCTCGATTTTTTAACCACCATCATGATCCCTCGGTTAGCTTAACAGGCTTCCTCGTTATGATAGTCACTTTAGTTATAAATTTCTTCGTCGCTCACTATGAACTTAAAAAAGGAAGAGAGTTAAAGAGTGAACTTCTAATAGCCGACTCCTATCATACCCGGAGTGATATCTATGCTTCCTTCGCGGTTATTGCCTCCCTCATTTCGGTCAAGCTTGGCTTCCCTCTGCTTGATGAGATTGTGGCTTTGTTCATCGTATTTCTCATAGGTAGAGCGGCTTTCAGCATAGTGCGAGAAGGAATTGATGTGCTATCCGATTCTTCTCGGATCGACCCCCAGGAGATTAGAAAGGTAGTGAACTCTACTCCTGGCGTTCTCTCCTGTCACCGAGTAAGAACGAGGGGGACCGCTGATTGCATTCAATTGGACCTTCACCTCGAGCTTGAAGGGGATTTAAATCTTGAAAGGGTGCATAGGATATCCCACCAAGTAGAGGAGAGGCTCCGGAGGCATTTCCCCGCTTTAAAGGATGTGGTGATACATCCCGAGCCCCCTCATGACGAGGCTGAGATCTGA
- a CDS encoding flavin reductase family protein → MKEYFKQFVDAVGILGVTSGDRSNLMTVAWMSPVSFDPPIVMVAISPKRFTHNLLLEANEFTISLLADDQQKLASKAGTISGHDQDKMTMDIFETADGIKVKAPIIVGARAVLECRMISHEPIGDHTAFFGEVVRVEVNEKKQPLVYFHRKYYTLGKYIADYP, encoded by the coding sequence ATGAAGGAATATTTTAAACAATTTGTAGACGCAGTAGGGATATTAGGGGTTACCTCTGGTGATCGTTCAAACCTAATGACCGTTGCCTGGATGAGCCCTGTTTCTTTCGATCCTCCAATCGTGATGGTAGCCATCTCACCCAAGCGATTTACCCACAACCTTCTTCTTGAGGCAAATGAATTCACCATCAGCCTCCTGGCTGATGACCAACAGAAGCTTGCCTCCAAAGCGGGAACCATCTCCGGGCATGATCAGGATAAGATGACGATGGATATCTTCGAAACCGCGGATGGGATAAAGGTGAAGGCACCAATCATCGTGGGGGCTCGTGCTGTTCTTGAGTGCCGAATGATCTCCCACGAACCGATAGGAGATCATACCGCCTTCTTCGGGGAGGTAGTGAGAGTTGAGGTGAACGAGAAGAAACAGCCCTTGGTATACTTCCATAGGAAGTATTACACCCTCGGCAAATATATCGCCGATTATCCGTGA
- a CDS encoding macro domain-containing protein: MRKRFGRIEVEVIKGDITEVKADAIVNAANNHLFMGAGVAGAIKRKGGRVIEKEAVAQGPIPIGEAVVTTAGDLPAKWVIHAAGMGTDFKTDADKISASTRNSLLRAEEKKLTSVAFPAIGTGVGGFPMDECARVMLRQVSEHGERDGSVKKVIFVLYDEPSYRTFLRVFEEEFSGEGS; encoded by the coding sequence ATGAGAAAGAGGTTTGGAAGGATAGAGGTAGAGGTGATCAAAGGTGATATCACAGAGGTCAAGGCGGATGCCATCGTCAATGCGGCGAACAATCATCTGTTTATGGGTGCTGGAGTGGCAGGAGCGATCAAGAGAAAGGGGGGGAGGGTGATAGAGAAAGAGGCAGTAGCTCAGGGTCCTATCCCGATTGGGGAGGCGGTGGTGACCACGGCGGGAGACCTTCCCGCAAAGTGGGTCATCCACGCTGCGGGTATGGGGACGGATTTCAAAACCGATGCGGATAAGATATCGGCGAGTACCCGAAATAGCCTCCTTAGAGCCGAGGAGAAGAAGCTTACTTCAGTCGCCTTCCCTGCCATCGGTACTGGTGTTGGTGGCTTTCCTATGGATGAGTGCGCTCGAGTGATGCTTCGCCAGGTGTCGGAACACGGCGAGAGGGACGGTTCGGTTAAGAAGGTTATCTTCGTCCTCTATGATGAGCCGAGCTACCGCACCTTTCTCAGGGTATTTGAGGAAGAGTTCTCTGGAGAGGGCTCGTGA
- a CDS encoding NDP-sugar synthase codes for MKGMILAAGKGLRLRPLTLMKPKPALPLASIPLIRYSLSFLSRNGVSQVMVNLHHLPEGVREAVAGVDSLEVHFSFEDQLLGTGGALKKVASFFDEGTFILMNGDILVDLDMKEVIEAHKKRKAKATMVLIPPPRDHRYSLVEISEDGFVRRFHRGEGNRRRSFVFSGIHILEPELLSLLPDGPSEIIPSLYLPLIERKERVLGYVLNCFWQEIGTAKLFLDANLKLIRSKLPPYIKEMVDEVNELWKGGELIKEREVYIPPSVTVEGGAVVGGESIIEEDVFLSRVVIGRGVQIGASSFLVNSVVFDGSVIPPGTKLKDKVIFPPLPQSCSYKEVEEGEGFFSSPL; via the coding sequence GTGAAGGGGATGATCTTGGCTGCGGGAAAGGGGCTTCGTCTCCGCCCGTTAACCCTGATGAAACCCAAGCCCGCCCTTCCCTTAGCCAGCATCCCTTTGATTCGCTATAGCCTTTCCTTTCTCTCCCGAAACGGGGTTTCCCAGGTGATGGTAAACCTGCATCACCTTCCGGAGGGAGTGAGGGAGGCGGTTGCTGGCGTTGATAGCCTTGAGGTTCATTTCTCTTTCGAAGATCAATTGCTGGGAACTGGGGGGGCACTCAAGAAGGTCGCCTCCTTTTTCGATGAGGGGACCTTTATCCTGATGAACGGGGATATCCTTGTCGATCTTGATATGAAGGAGGTTATTGAAGCACACAAAAAGAGAAAAGCCAAGGCGACGATGGTGCTCATTCCTCCGCCTCGGGACCATCGCTATAGCTTGGTCGAGATATCGGAAGATGGGTTTGTTCGTCGATTCCACCGGGGAGAAGGGAATAGGCGAAGGTCCTTTGTCTTTTCCGGAATCCATATCCTCGAGCCGGAGCTTCTTTCGCTTCTCCCCGATGGTCCTTCGGAGATAATTCCTTCCTTGTACCTTCCTCTCATCGAGCGAAAGGAGAGGGTTTTAGGTTATGTGTTGAACTGCTTTTGGCAGGAGATAGGAACCGCTAAACTTTTTCTCGATGCGAACCTTAAGTTGATTAGGTCGAAACTTCCTCCCTACATCAAGGAAATGGTGGATGAGGTGAACGAATTGTGGAAAGGAGGAGAACTCATTAAAGAACGAGAAGTTTATATCCCGCCCTCGGTAACGGTGGAAGGGGGAGCAGTGGTAGGGGGAGAAAGTATAATCGAGGAAGATGTTTTTCTTTCCAGGGTGGTGATAGGACGGGGAGTTCAGATAGGTGCCTCATCCTTTCTTGTTAACTCCGTTGTTTTTGATGGTTCAGTCATTCCTCCTGGGACAAAACTGAAGGATAAGGTTATCTTCCCTCCTCTTCCCCAGTCTTGCTCATACAAAGAAGTGGAGGAAGGGGAAGGTTTCTTTTCATCGCCTCTTTGA
- a CDS encoding tetratricopeptide repeat protein — protein sequence MGKKISRKLLFGVTLIFLFGFILGTATTAKTQETGISIHGKVTDEKGKPIPGAIISFVNKNNGVTFQAKSDKKGNYSRLNLDPGIYNISCSKKGYVTQMAQNLRIYGGGMDAQGQLRRRRYTLNFVLKKAEKVNAKQLFEQAIQAFRNRDVDNAIAKLNQYIQLVPNNPGAYVLLGRGYYLKKQWKESNEAYGKFLSLKPKNITYQDYFIMGEVSLKLGDKDKAEEYFNKAAEMQANNPQLYYYIGATYYNNKIYDKAAEKFKKAMELKPDYANAVRELASSYFQLKDWDNAITYFEKYLTLNPDKKNSSVAFIALGDAYSNKFAKSKDKEAAKKSIEYYQKYIDLNPNSPTVKQIQQKIDNLKSMIGEK from the coding sequence ATGGGTAAAAAGATTTCGAGGAAGCTACTTTTTGGCGTCACTCTTATCTTTCTCTTCGGTTTCATCCTCGGGACCGCTACCACAGCAAAAACCCAGGAAACGGGGATTTCGATTCACGGTAAGGTAACCGATGAGAAAGGGAAACCTATCCCTGGGGCGATAATTTCCTTCGTAAACAAAAATAACGGTGTAACCTTTCAAGCCAAAAGCGACAAGAAGGGGAACTACAGCCGGTTAAACCTCGACCCCGGGATTTACAATATCTCTTGCTCCAAAAAAGGATATGTGACTCAAATGGCACAGAACCTCCGCATCTATGGTGGGGGAATGGATGCCCAGGGACAACTAAGGCGAAGACGCTATACCTTAAACTTTGTTCTAAAGAAAGCGGAAAAGGTCAATGCCAAGCAGTTATTCGAACAGGCGATCCAGGCATTCCGGAATAGGGATGTCGATAACGCTATCGCTAAGCTCAACCAATACATCCAATTGGTGCCAAACAATCCTGGGGCGTATGTCCTCCTCGGGAGAGGTTATTATTTGAAAAAACAGTGGAAGGAATCAAACGAGGCATACGGTAAGTTTCTCTCCTTAAAGCCGAAGAACATAACCTATCAGGATTACTTCATAATGGGAGAGGTATCCCTAAAACTGGGGGACAAGGATAAGGCGGAAGAATATTTCAATAAAGCAGCAGAGATGCAAGCAAACAATCCCCAACTCTACTATTATATCGGCGCTACTTACTACAATAACAAAATCTACGATAAGGCGGCAGAAAAATTCAAGAAGGCGATGGAGCTGAAGCCGGATTACGCTAATGCAGTTAGAGAACTTGCTTCTTCCTATTTCCAACTTAAGGATTGGGACAACGCCATAACCTATTTTGAGAAATACCTCACCCTCAATCCAGACAAGAAGAATTCCTCCGTCGCTTTCATCGCCCTTGGGGATGCTTATAGTAACAAGTTCGCAAAATCAAAGGACAAGGAAGCTGCTAAAAAATCTATAGAATACTATCAGAAATACATAGACCTCAACCCCAATTCACCAACCGTAAAACAGATACAGCAGAAGATAGATAATCTGAAGAGTATGATAGGCGAGAAGTAG
- a CDS encoding tetratricopeptide repeat protein yields MGEVSLKLGYKDRAEEYFNKAVETKPNDPQFCYYIGATYYNSRIYNRAVESFKRALAIKPNYPEALLGLASSYLQLRDWDNTILYFEKYFKTHPNSTMALLGLGEAHYNKFLRSKDRMEAEKAVEYYQKYIELNQNSINAAEIKKKLEGLEKYLTPQKEK; encoded by the coding sequence ATGGGAGAGGTGTCCCTTAAATTGGGGTATAAAGATAGGGCGGAAGAATACTTCAATAAAGCGGTAGAAACAAAGCCAAACGATCCCCAATTTTGCTATTACATCGGCGCCACTTACTACAACAGCAGGATCTACAATAGAGCAGTGGAAAGCTTCAAAAGGGCACTTGCCATAAAACCAAACTACCCTGAAGCGCTTTTGGGACTCGCCTCCTCTTACCTCCAGTTACGGGATTGGGACAACACCATCCTTTACTTTGAGAAATACTTCAAAACTCACCCAAATTCCACCATGGCATTGCTTGGCTTAGGGGAAGCTCATTATAACAAGTTCCTTAGATCTAAGGACAGGATGGAAGCAGAAAAGGCAGTTGAGTACTATCAGAAATATATCGAACTCAATCAAAACTCCATAAATGCGGCGGAGATAAAAAAGAAGCTTGAAGGACTTGAGAAATACCTTACACCCCAGAAAGAGAAGTAG
- a CDS encoding 4Fe-4S dicluster domain-containing protein, giving the protein MEKVIAKKDWLSFLAHIGKKRTLIGPVSKGNDFVFAKVDDPAKITLPYVPTTLPPQKALVPQKEALLKFELGKEHKVFAEVEAEPQVLVGVHPCDINALWVIDQAFTKEYVDYNYLKRKELTTIIGLNCNEPCDDKSFCYDMGSLKAEENYDIMLTDIGDSYFMEVATPKGEELISGFSGVKDPTTAEKERLSEVEEEKKKKFNYRLKVKREEIPRLLERSYYSLIWDALGDRCLGCGTCTLVCPTCYCFNIEDKLDITLKTGERIRVWDSCQLESFAKVATGENFRESRAARQRHRVFRKGKYLVERFGKFGCVGCGRCVRQCVVNIDIRDIFNQLKGVK; this is encoded by the coding sequence ATGGAGAAGGTTATCGCGAAAAAAGATTGGCTTTCTTTCCTCGCCCACATAGGGAAGAAGCGGACATTGATCGGTCCGGTTAGTAAGGGAAACGATTTCGTCTTCGCCAAGGTCGATGATCCGGCGAAGATCACCCTTCCCTATGTTCCCACCACACTTCCTCCGCAGAAGGCCCTTGTTCCGCAGAAAGAGGCTTTGCTCAAATTCGAGTTGGGGAAGGAGCATAAGGTATTTGCTGAGGTAGAGGCAGAGCCACAGGTTCTGGTGGGGGTTCATCCTTGCGATATAAACGCTCTTTGGGTTATCGACCAGGCGTTCACCAAGGAGTATGTGGATTACAACTACCTCAAGCGGAAGGAGCTGACCACGATAATCGGGCTCAACTGCAACGAACCTTGTGATGATAAGAGCTTCTGCTACGATATGGGGAGTCTCAAGGCGGAGGAAAATTACGACATAATGCTTACCGACATTGGAGATAGCTATTTTATGGAGGTAGCTACTCCTAAGGGTGAGGAGCTTATTTCTGGCTTTTCCGGTGTAAAAGATCCAACCACTGCCGAGAAGGAGAGGCTTTCTGAAGTAGAGGAGGAAAAGAAGAAGAAGTTTAACTATCGGCTCAAGGTGAAGCGGGAAGAGATCCCCAGGCTCCTCGAACGTTCTTATTACAGCCTGATTTGGGACGCGCTCGGTGATAGATGCCTCGGCTGTGGTACTTGTACCCTTGTTTGCCCCACCTGTTATTGCTTCAACATCGAGGATAAGCTCGACATCACCTTGAAGACTGGCGAGAGGATAAGGGTTTGGGATTCCTGTCAGCTTGAGAGCTTTGCCAAGGTGGCTACTGGGGAAAACTTCCGGGAGAGCCGAGCAGCGAGACAGCGCCATCGCGTTTTCCGAAAGGGGAAGTATTTAGTAGAGAGATTCGGCAAATTTGGTTGCGTCGGCTGTGGGCGCTGCGTTCGTCAGTGTGTGGTAAACATCGATATCCGGGACATATTCAACCAACTGAAAGGAGTCAAATAA
- a CDS encoding FAD/NAD(P)-binding protein, giving the protein MEARDIATRSLYIPQPAEIINTKELTEFEKLFEIRFIDGHELGHKPGQFVQVSILGIGEAPISITSSPTKKGSFELCVRRVGNVTSALHRLDKGNIIGIRGPFGNGVDVDKFKGKEVLIVAGGLGLAPVRSFINYILDRREEFGPVHILYGTKRPKEILFRDEVEAWEKRDDIDFKITVDCGDETWRGCVGVVTVLFNDLKIDPENCMAITCGPPVMYKFVVKEMLKEGIPKEQIYLSLERRMKCGMGVCGHCQINNRYVCIEGPVFNYAEIQGLEEAL; this is encoded by the coding sequence ATGGAGGCAAGGGATATCGCCACCAGATCCCTGTATATTCCCCAACCGGCGGAGATAATAAACACTAAAGAGCTTACCGAGTTCGAGAAGCTCTTTGAGATAAGGTTTATCGATGGTCATGAACTTGGCCACAAACCGGGACAATTTGTTCAAGTTTCCATCCTTGGGATAGGGGAGGCGCCGATCTCGATTACCTCCTCCCCTACCAAGAAAGGGAGCTTTGAGCTTTGTGTCCGCCGGGTGGGAAATGTAACCTCTGCACTTCATCGTCTTGATAAGGGGAATATCATTGGGATTCGGGGACCGTTCGGCAATGGGGTGGATGTGGACAAGTTCAAAGGCAAAGAGGTTCTTATAGTGGCTGGTGGTCTCGGGTTGGCACCGGTTCGTTCCTTCATCAATTACATTCTCGACAGAAGGGAGGAGTTCGGTCCCGTTCATATCCTCTACGGCACCAAGAGGCCTAAGGAGATCCTCTTTCGGGATGAGGTTGAAGCCTGGGAGAAAAGAGACGATATCGATTTCAAGATCACCGTCGACTGTGGCGATGAGACTTGGCGCGGTTGTGTCGGAGTGGTGACGGTTCTCTTTAATGACCTTAAGATAGATCCCGAGAACTGTATGGCTATCACCTGTGGTCCTCCGGTTATGTACAAGTTCGTGGTGAAAGAGATGCTCAAAGAGGGGATCCCCAAGGAACAGATATATCTCTCCCTTGAGAGGAGGATGAAGTGTGGTATGGGTGTTTGTGGTCATTGTCAGATCAACAACCGCTATGTCTGTATTGAGGGACCGGTCTTTAATTACGCTGAAATTCAAGGCTTGGAGGAAGCACTATGA
- a CDS encoding NADH:ubiquinone oxidoreductase: protein MKPKVAFFSFTSCEGCQLQVLNLEDEILDLVGQVEITQFREAMDKISDEYDIAFVEGSVSQESEIERLKKIREKAKYVVALGACAVLGCVNALRNRLSRDEAHKLVYNKEAKGDPEFPVRPIDEVVKVDYRVYGCPIDKGEFLEVIASLLIGKKPNIPDYPVCVECKLKENECLILNGKWCLGPITRAGCGAICPSNGNSCEGCRGFLPEANIASLVEELTERGFSPEEIRAKMELFNYFQLEAKNGRKY from the coding sequence ATGAAACCGAAGGTTGCCTTTTTCAGCTTCACCAGCTGCGAGGGCTGTCAGCTTCAGGTGTTGAACCTTGAGGATGAGATATTGGACCTGGTAGGTCAGGTTGAAATAACCCAATTCCGGGAGGCGATGGACAAGATATCGGACGAGTACGATATCGCCTTCGTCGAGGGGTCCGTCTCTCAGGAATCGGAGATAGAGCGGCTCAAGAAAATAAGGGAGAAGGCGAAATATGTGGTTGCCTTGGGAGCCTGTGCTGTTCTTGGCTGTGTCAATGCCCTCCGCAACCGGCTGAGCCGTGATGAGGCTCACAAGCTGGTTTACAACAAAGAGGCTAAAGGAGACCCGGAATTTCCGGTAAGGCCCATAGATGAAGTGGTTAAGGTAGATTACAGAGTCTATGGTTGCCCTATCGATAAGGGGGAGTTTCTTGAGGTGATTGCTTCTCTTCTTATAGGGAAGAAGCCGAACATACCCGATTATCCCGTCTGTGTGGAATGCAAGCTGAAGGAGAATGAATGTCTCATTTTGAATGGGAAGTGGTGTCTTGGTCCTATCACCAGAGCGGGTTGCGGAGCCATCTGCCCGAGCAACGGCAATAGCTGTGAGGGTTGCCGTGGTTTCCTTCCCGAAGCCAACATCGCTTCACTCGTTGAGGAGCTTACTGAGCGCGGATTCTCGCCGGAAGAGATAAGGGCAAAAATGGAGTTATTCAACTATTTTCAATTAGAGGCGAAAAATGGCAGAAAATATTAA
- a CDS encoding Ni/Fe hydrogenase subunit alpha, with translation MAENININVHHITRVEGHGNIVVNVREGKIEELKLEITESPRFFEAFLRGRHISEAPHITSRICGICGVGHTLASIEAAEAAVGITPSEQTVLLRKLLNHGETIQSHVLHFYFLAAPDLFKAGSVFPLASSHPDVVHRALRMKKLANDLCIVTGGRQVHPISAVIGGFTRIPTEAELKDMRERLVEARADVDATVDLFAANPFPEFERETEFLALRSDDEYAFLYGKIVSTDGVEVDVPEYKKAVKEKVVDHSTAKHASSSRDSYMVGALARVSNNYDKLHPRAKEAAEKLGLKLPCYNPFMNNAAQVVEVAHCVEDSIRIIDELLSRGLKDEKPIPIEEGKPGQGVGAVEVPRGTLYHDYTVDEKGYLTDINCIIPTAQNLANIEADMYKMVPEVLDKSEEEITFLLEMLVRAYDPCISCSAHILTVKFVK, from the coding sequence ATGGCAGAAAATATTAATATAAATGTCCATCATATCACCAGGGTTGAAGGGCACGGAAACATCGTGGTAAATGTCCGCGAGGGTAAGATCGAGGAATTGAAGTTGGAGATAACGGAATCTCCGCGGTTCTTCGAGGCTTTCCTTCGTGGGCGGCATATAAGCGAGGCTCCCCATATTACCTCCCGTATTTGCGGTATCTGTGGGGTAGGGCATACCCTCGCTTCAATTGAGGCAGCGGAAGCAGCGGTTGGAATCACCCCGAGTGAGCAGACAGTCCTTTTGAGAAAGCTTTTGAACCATGGGGAGACCATCCAGAGCCATGTCCTTCACTTCTACTTCCTCGCTGCACCAGACCTCTTTAAGGCAGGGAGTGTCTTTCCTCTCGCTTCCTCTCACCCCGATGTGGTACATCGTGCCCTGAGAATGAAGAAGCTGGCGAATGATCTTTGTATCGTGACTGGAGGGAGACAGGTCCATCCCATCTCAGCGGTAATTGGTGGGTTTACTCGTATCCCTACCGAGGCTGAGCTTAAGGATATGAGGGAGCGGTTGGTGGAGGCTCGGGCTGATGTCGATGCCACGGTAGACCTCTTTGCTGCCAATCCCTTCCCCGAATTCGAGCGGGAGACGGAATTCCTTGCCCTTCGTTCCGATGACGAGTACGCCTTCCTCTACGGGAAGATCGTCTCCACCGATGGGGTTGAGGTGGATGTGCCCGAATATAAGAAGGCGGTCAAGGAAAAGGTGGTTGATCACTCTACCGCGAAGCATGCTTCCTCGAGTCGGGATTCCTATATGGTGGGAGCACTTGCTCGGGTGAGCAACAATTACGACAAGCTTCATCCGCGGGCGAAAGAGGCGGCGGAGAAGCTGGGGTTGAAACTTCCTTGCTACAATCCGTTTATGAATAACGCAGCGCAGGTGGTAGAGGTGGCTCACTGCGTGGAGGATTCGATAAGGATAATCGATGAACTTCTCTCCCGCGGGCTTAAGGATGAAAAGCCAATCCCGATAGAGGAGGGGAAGCCGGGGCAGGGTGTAGGTGCGGTTGAAGTACCTCGGGGTACCCTTTATCACGATTACACGGTGGATGAGAAGGGGTATCTCACCGACATCAACTGCATCATCCCCACCGCTCAGAACCTGGCGAACATCGAGGCTGATATGTACAAGATGGTTCCTGAGGTGCTTGATAAATCGGAAGAGGAGATCACCTTCCTTCTCGAGATGCTCGTTCGCGCTTACGATCCCTGCATCTCCTGCTCCGCCCATATCCTCACGGTGAAGTTCGTAAAGTAG
- a CDS encoding HyaD/HybD family hydrogenase maturation endopeptidase, with protein sequence MDEEKTVVVGVGNLLWRDEGVGVYILSELERRYEFPPQVELVDGGTGGLVWLPFVLEAERLIIIDCADFGGTPGEMRRFSFEDISPGVSFSSTHGMKVPEVLEVARSLGSLPKTIIFGIQPKDWQEAGDELSPELSERIPHYVSSVIAELRSYGIEAKEKGEKG encoded by the coding sequence ATGGATGAGGAAAAGACGGTAGTCGTCGGAGTAGGAAACCTTTTATGGCGTGACGAAGGTGTTGGGGTTTATATCCTTTCGGAGCTTGAGAGAAGGTATGAATTTCCTCCTCAAGTAGAGCTGGTTGATGGTGGTACTGGGGGCTTGGTTTGGCTCCCCTTTGTTCTCGAAGCAGAGCGGTTGATCATAATTGATTGTGCCGATTTCGGGGGTACCCCGGGGGAGATGAGGAGGTTTTCCTTCGAGGATATCTCCCCCGGGGTTTCCTTCTCCTCAACCCATGGGATGAAGGTACCCGAGGTTCTGGAGGTTGCCCGCTCCCTTGGTTCTTTGCCCAAAACGATCATCTTCGGCATTCAGCCTAAGGATTGGCAGGAAGCGGGAGATGAGCTTTCTCCTGAGCTCTCAGAGCGTATCCCCCATTATGTAAGCTCTGTTATAGCTGAGCTTCGCTCGTATGGGATAGAGGCTAAGGAGAAGGGTGAAAAGGGTTAG
- the hypB gene encoding hydrogenase nickel incorporation protein HypB, which yields MEKEIRIERKVFSKNEEIAEENRRLFKKHGLLVINMVSSPGSGKTSLIEQILSRLKDRVKVGVIAGDVHTDRDAKRAAAFGVPVTKIETGGSCHLDAKRVKEALSDIDLAQIELLIIENVGNLVCPAGYDLGEDFKLVVMSVTEGDDKPLKYPAMFRASKVLVINKVDLLPHTNFDIELARKYALGINPELAIFETSCTNGDGIEEFITFLSEKVKELPQ from the coding sequence ATGGAAAAGGAGATAAGGATAGAGCGGAAGGTTTTCTCAAAGAACGAGGAGATAGCTGAGGAAAACCGCCGTTTATTTAAGAAGCACGGGCTTCTCGTTATCAATATGGTAAGCTCACCTGGCTCAGGAAAGACGAGCCTGATCGAGCAGATACTTTCCCGCCTTAAGGATCGGGTGAAGGTTGGGGTTATCGCTGGCGATGTCCACACCGATCGGGATGCGAAAAGGGCAGCCGCTTTCGGTGTTCCGGTGACGAAGATAGAGACCGGCGGTTCCTGCCATCTGGACGCGAAGAGGGTGAAGGAGGCTCTTTCCGATATCGATCTTGCTCAAATCGAACTCCTTATCATTGAGAATGTGGGGAACCTCGTTTGCCCCGCGGGCTACGACCTTGGTGAGGACTTCAAGCTGGTGGTGATGAGCGTTACCGAGGGGGATGATAAACCGCTCAAGTACCCCGCTATGTTTCGTGCTTCCAAGGTATTGGTCATCAACAAGGTTGATCTTCTCCCTCACACCAATTTCGATATCGAACTCGCCAGGAAATACGCTTTGGGGATAAATCCAGAACTCGCGATATTCGAGACCTCCTGCACTAATGGCGATGGAATAGAGGAGTTTATTACCTTTCTTTCGGAGAAGGTGAAAGAGCTTCCTCAATGA